Proteins from a genomic interval of Bradyrhizobium sp. CCGB01:
- a CDS encoding TetR/AcrR family transcriptional regulator gives MTLVAEHIEGDTRDRILEVAERLFRQIGYQKTTVGDIAKELRMSPANVYRFFESKKAIHQSVARALMGEVELEAQRIVARPGPVLPRFRELLTTIHRMNTERYVGDNKLHEMVAIAMEEDWDVCVAHMECIAGVIGQVIAQGVASGEFEAPDLQLASLCACTAMIRFFHPQMIAQCATKPGPTIDQMIDFVIAGLSPRH, from the coding sequence ATGACACTGGTTGCGGAACATATCGAAGGCGACACCCGGGATCGTATTCTCGAGGTGGCCGAGCGGCTGTTCCGCCAGATCGGCTACCAGAAGACCACGGTCGGGGACATCGCCAAGGAGCTCAGGATGAGCCCGGCCAATGTCTATCGCTTCTTCGAATCGAAGAAGGCGATCCATCAGTCGGTGGCGCGGGCCTTGATGGGCGAGGTCGAGCTGGAGGCGCAGCGGATCGTGGCGCGGCCCGGCCCGGTCCTTCCGCGCTTCCGCGAGCTGCTCACCACCATCCACCGCATGAACACCGAGCGCTATGTCGGCGACAACAAGTTGCATGAGATGGTCGCGATCGCGATGGAGGAGGACTGGGACGTCTGCGTCGCCCATATGGAGTGCATTGCCGGGGTGATCGGCCAGGTGATCGCGCAAGGGGTGGCCTCCGGCGAGTTCGAGGCGCCCGATTTGCAGCTGGCCTCGCTGTGCGCCTGCACCGCGATGATTCGCTTCTTCCACCCCCAGATGATCGCCCAGTGCGCCACCAAGCCGGGCCCGACCATCGATCAGATGATCGATTTCGTCATCGCGGGTCTGTCGCCGCGCCACTGA
- a CDS encoding flavin reductase family protein — protein sequence MTDKDLYFYEPSKGHGLKHDPFNAIIAPRPIGWISSRDTKGHVNLAPYSFFNAFCYVPPIIGFSSTNWKDSVENIKQTGEFVWNLTTMDLAKHMNATAAHVGPEVDEFEIAGLTAVPGKLVNVPRVAESPVAFECKVSDIVRLKGADGKEADAWLTLGEVVAVHIDKAMIKDGVYQTAAARPIVRAGRRGDYFEIKPENMFEMVRPD from the coding sequence GTGACCGACAAAGACCTCTACTTCTACGAGCCCTCCAAGGGCCACGGCCTCAAGCACGATCCCTTCAACGCCATCATCGCGCCGCGGCCGATCGGCTGGATTTCGTCGCGTGACACCAAGGGCCACGTCAACCTCGCGCCCTACAGCTTCTTCAACGCGTTCTGCTACGTGCCCCCGATCATCGGCTTCTCCTCCACCAACTGGAAGGACTCGGTCGAGAACATCAAGCAGACCGGCGAGTTCGTCTGGAATCTCACCACAATGGACCTCGCCAAACACATGAACGCGACCGCCGCGCATGTCGGCCCCGAGGTCGACGAGTTCGAGATCGCTGGGCTCACCGCCGTGCCCGGCAAGCTCGTCAACGTGCCGCGCGTGGCTGAGAGCCCCGTCGCCTTCGAATGCAAGGTGTCCGACATCGTCCGCCTCAAGGGCGCCGACGGCAAGGAGGCCGACGCCTGGCTGACGCTCGGCGAGGTCGTGGCCGTCCACATCGACAAGGCCATGATCAAGGACGGCGTCTACCAGACCGCCGCCGCCCGGCCGATCGTCCGCGCCGGCCGCCGCGGCGATTATTTCGAGATCAAGCCGGAAAACATGTTCGAGATGGTCCGGCCGGATTAG
- a CDS encoding acetyl-CoA C-acetyltransferase, whose translation MARPVFIVDGSRTPFLKARSGPGPFTPVDLAVQCGRPLLARQPFAATDFDQVILGCVNVIADEMNPARVAALRLGMGEDMVAFTVQINCGSGMQSIDTAYRYIREGHANMVLAGGTEALSHAPLVWPNSGVRWFAGLATAKGVAAKLAAAFRLRPHDLKPIIGLERGLTDPITELNMGQTAEVVGHLFGITRAQSDAYAAESHRRLAHAQGAGFLKGEVETAFSRDGKFFDRDDGVRPDSTAETLAKLRPVFERPWGQVTAGNSSQITDGASWVILASDEAVAKHRLTPKAVIVDSNWAALDPAIMGLGPVMSATPLLQRNDLTIQDVETWELNEAFATQVLGCLAAWNDDKFCREILGLDGAAGEIDREKLNVDGGAISLGHPVGTSGNRIVLHLVNAMKRLGTRRGIATECIGGGLGGAMLIEAV comes from the coding sequence ATGGCACGACCGGTTTTCATCGTCGACGGCAGCCGGACGCCGTTTCTAAAAGCGCGCTCGGGGCCGGGGCCGTTCACGCCGGTCGACCTTGCCGTGCAATGCGGCCGGCCGCTGCTGGCGCGCCAGCCGTTTGCAGCAACTGATTTCGACCAGGTCATCCTCGGCTGCGTCAACGTGATCGCGGACGAGATGAATCCGGCCCGCGTCGCGGCGCTCCGGCTCGGCATGGGCGAGGACATGGTCGCCTTCACCGTGCAGATCAATTGCGGCTCCGGCATGCAGTCGATCGACACGGCCTATCGCTACATCCGCGAGGGCCACGCCAACATGGTCCTCGCCGGCGGCACCGAGGCGCTGAGCCACGCCCCGCTGGTCTGGCCGAATTCCGGGGTGCGCTGGTTCGCCGGCCTTGCCACCGCCAAGGGCGTGGCCGCGAAGCTCGCTGCAGCCTTCAGGCTGCGTCCGCATGATCTCAAGCCGATCATCGGGCTCGAGCGCGGGCTGACCGATCCCATCACCGAGCTGAACATGGGCCAGACCGCCGAGGTCGTCGGCCATCTCTTCGGCATCACCCGCGCGCAGTCCGATGCCTATGCCGCCGAAAGCCATCGCCGGCTCGCACATGCGCAAGGCGCGGGCTTTCTCAAGGGCGAGGTCGAGACGGCGTTCTCCCGCGACGGAAAATTCTTCGACCGTGACGATGGAGTCCGCCCGGACTCGACGGCCGAGACGCTGGCAAAGCTCCGGCCGGTGTTCGAACGCCCCTGGGGCCAGGTCACCGCCGGCAATTCCTCGCAGATCACCGACGGCGCCTCCTGGGTGATCCTCGCCTCCGACGAGGCCGTGGCCAAGCACAGGCTGACGCCGAAGGCCGTCATCGTCGACAGCAACTGGGCCGCGCTCGATCCTGCTATCATGGGGCTCGGTCCGGTGATGTCGGCGACGCCGCTGCTCCAGCGCAACGACCTCACCATCCAGGACGTCGAGACCTGGGAGCTGAACGAGGCCTTTGCCACGCAGGTGCTCGGCTGTCTCGCCGCCTGGAACGACGACAAGTTCTGCCGCGAGATTTTGGGCCTCGACGGCGCGGCCGGAGAGATCGATCGCGAGAAGCTCAATGTCGACGGTGGCGCGATCTCGCTTGGCCATCCCGTCGGCACCTCCGGTAACCGCATCGTGCTGCATCTCGTCAACGCGATGAAGCGGCTCGGCACACGACGCGGAATTGCGACCGAGTGCATCGGCGGCGGGCTCGGCGGCGCCATGCTGATCGAGGCGGTGTGA
- a CDS encoding acyl-CoA dehydrogenase — MSFRRDTLTKPIFSWARGVLPAMSDTEREALEAGDVWWDADLFTGNPDWSKLLGIPPAKLTHEEQAFLNGPVDELCAMLDEWKIFWEWRDLPPDVWHFVKREKFFGMIIPKEFGGLGFSPYAHSEVVRKISTRSIAAAVTVMVPNSLGPGELLMHFGTKGQRERWLPRLADGRDVPCFGLTSPEAGSDAASMVDTGIICKGEFEGREVTGLRLNWHKRYITLGPVATLLGLAFKAYDPDHLVGDQKDLGITVALIPTNLPGVEIGHRHLPSMQVFQNGPNRGRDVFIPLDYVIGGKERLGQGWKMLMTALAAGRGISLPSLSAAGAAYAARTTGAYARIREQFGISISKFEGVEEPLARIVATAYQLDAARRLTCAALNAGVHPAVISGIMKLHATERMRTAVDDAMDIHGGKAVIDGPQNYLGNLHRAVPVGITVEGANILTRNLIVFGQGAIRAHPFLLDEMNALADTDRERGLAAFDKAFWKHVGHSFNTLLRAFGRSWTFGAFALAPDAGDATPFYRQLARYSAAFALCADMALLTLGGALKRKEMLSARFGDILSELYLLSAALKRWQDEGRQKEDFAALEWCMATGFRTIETRLAEILANLPNRFVALILKLVVQPFGARVLGPSDRVVHQCAGIVLEPSAARERLTPDLAHVDDDGGFARLERAFKLVAGTDAIAKRMRAAHMSDWKDAVAKGVITQAEGEQLAAAREAVTKVIEVDDFAPEALSPIYRKTGDVHQFFQELGEQRAAS, encoded by the coding sequence ATGAGCTTCCGCCGCGACACCCTGACAAAGCCGATCTTCTCCTGGGCGCGCGGCGTGCTGCCGGCGATGTCCGACACCGAGCGCGAGGCGCTGGAGGCGGGCGACGTCTGGTGGGACGCCGATCTCTTCACGGGCAATCCCGACTGGTCGAAATTGCTCGGCATTCCGCCGGCTAAATTGACCCACGAGGAGCAGGCCTTCCTCAACGGCCCCGTCGATGAGCTCTGCGCCATGCTCGACGAGTGGAAGATCTTCTGGGAATGGCGCGACCTGCCGCCGGATGTCTGGCACTTCGTCAAGCGCGAAAAGTTCTTCGGCATGATCATTCCGAAGGAGTTCGGTGGCCTCGGCTTCTCGCCGTACGCGCATTCGGAAGTCGTGCGCAAGATCTCGACCCGCTCGATCGCCGCTGCGGTCACTGTGATGGTGCCGAACTCGCTCGGTCCCGGCGAGCTCCTGATGCACTTCGGCACGAAAGGGCAGCGTGAGCGCTGGCTGCCGCGTCTTGCCGATGGCCGCGACGTTCCCTGCTTCGGTCTCACCAGCCCGGAAGCCGGCTCCGATGCCGCCTCGATGGTCGACACCGGCATCATCTGCAAGGGCGAGTTCGAGGGCCGCGAGGTCACAGGCCTCAGGCTCAACTGGCACAAGCGCTACATCACGCTCGGTCCGGTCGCGACGCTGCTCGGTCTCGCCTTCAAGGCCTACGATCCCGATCATCTCGTCGGCGACCAGAAGGACCTCGGCATCACCGTGGCGCTGATCCCGACCAATCTGCCGGGCGTCGAGATCGGCCATCGCCATCTGCCGTCGATGCAGGTCTTCCAGAACGGTCCGAACCGGGGCCGCGACGTCTTCATCCCGCTCGACTATGTCATCGGCGGCAAGGAGCGGCTGGGGCAGGGCTGGAAGATGCTGATGACCGCGCTTGCGGCCGGCCGCGGCATCTCGCTGCCGTCGCTGTCGGCGGCGGGCGCCGCCTACGCCGCGCGCACCACCGGCGCCTATGCCCGCATCCGCGAGCAGTTCGGCATTTCCATCTCCAAGTTCGAGGGCGTCGAGGAGCCGCTCGCGCGCATCGTCGCGACCGCCTATCAGCTCGACGCGGCGCGCCGGCTGACCTGCGCGGCGCTGAATGCCGGCGTCCATCCCGCCGTCATCTCCGGCATCATGAAGCTGCATGCGACCGAGCGGATGCGCACCGCAGTCGACGACGCCATGGACATCCATGGCGGCAAGGCCGTGATCGACGGTCCGCAAAACTATCTCGGCAATCTCCACCGCGCCGTGCCCGTGGGCATCACGGTCGAGGGCGCCAACATCCTGACACGCAATCTCATCGTGTTTGGGCAGGGCGCGATCCGCGCGCATCCCTTTCTGCTCGACGAGATGAATGCGCTGGCTGACACAGACCGCGAACGCGGGCTCGCCGCGTTCGACAAGGCATTCTGGAAGCATGTCGGCCACAGCTTCAATACGTTGCTCCGCGCCTTCGGCCGGAGCTGGACCTTCGGCGCCTTCGCGCTTGCGCCTGATGCGGGCGACGCCACGCCATTCTATCGCCAGCTCGCGCGTTACTCCGCGGCGTTCGCGCTCTGCGCCGACATGGCGCTGCTCACGCTCGGCGGTGCGCTGAAGCGCAAGGAGATGCTGTCGGCCCGCTTTGGCGATATCCTCTCCGAACTGTACTTGCTCTCGGCCGCGCTCAAACGCTGGCAGGACGAGGGCCGCCAGAAGGAGGACTTTGCGGCGCTGGAATGGTGCATGGCGACCGGCTTCAGGACCATCGAGACCCGGCTTGCGGAAATCCTCGCCAATTTGCCCAACCGCTTTGTCGCACTCATCCTCAAGCTCGTGGTGCAACCCTTCGGCGCCCGCGTGCTCGGCCCCTCCGACCGTGTCGTGCACCAATGCGCTGGCATCGTGCTGGAGCCTTCGGCCGCGCGCGAGCGCCTCACGCCGGATCTGGCCCATGTCGACGATGACGGCGGCTTTGCCCGGCTCGAGCGCGCGTTCAAGCTGGTCGCAGGCACCGATGCCATCGCCAAGCGCATGCGCGCGGCGCATATGAGCGACTGGAAGGACGCGGTGGCCAAGGGCGTGATCACGCAGGCCGAGGGCGAGCAGCTCGCGGCGGCCCGCGAAGCCGTCACAAAAGTGATCGAGGTCGACGATTTTGCGCCGGAGGCGCTGTCGCCGATTTACAGGAAAACCGGCGACGTGCATCAGTTCTTCCAGGAACTCGGTGAACAGAGGGCGGCGAGCTGA
- a CDS encoding efflux RND transporter periplasmic adaptor subunit — MFVRSVLSNYSRLLAGVSLALMAAALGGCNDTVAEKAEPPRPVLVATAHYDSETPERSFVGTVRPRIESDLGFRVAGKVAKRLVEVGQTVEVGQPLATLDEVDLKLQAEQSVAEQTAATGVLAQAAAAEQRAKDLKAKGWTTDAQMDSSRAAADEARARLNRAERSVELTKNSLSYATLVADARGVVTATLIEPGQVVAAGQASIRVARFAEKEAVVAIPETLVGRAKSGVASVTLWSEPDKKYAARLREIAPAADPATRTYLAKFSLPEADDKVALGMTATLTLSDAATERVARLPLSALFNEGGKPSFYVVDDNGSVTLKPVVVKSYESNDVIITSGVDEGAKIVALGVQKLDPGQRVRIVSSLSF; from the coding sequence ATGTTCGTCCGCTCAGTTTTGTCCAACTATTCCAGGCTCTTGGCAGGTGTGTCGCTGGCCCTCATGGCCGCCGCCCTGGGCGGGTGCAATGACACCGTCGCTGAAAAGGCCGAGCCGCCGCGGCCGGTTCTGGTCGCCACGGCTCATTATGACTCCGAGACGCCGGAGCGCAGCTTCGTCGGCACCGTCAGGCCCCGGATCGAGAGCGATCTCGGTTTCCGCGTCGCCGGCAAGGTTGCCAAGCGCCTGGTCGAGGTCGGCCAGACGGTCGAGGTCGGCCAGCCGCTCGCGACCCTCGATGAGGTCGACCTGAAGCTCCAGGCCGAGCAGTCCGTCGCCGAGCAGACCGCTGCGACCGGTGTGCTGGCCCAGGCCGCCGCGGCCGAGCAGCGCGCCAAGGATTTGAAGGCCAAGGGCTGGACCACGGATGCCCAGATGGATTCGAGCCGTGCCGCTGCCGACGAGGCCCGCGCGCGCCTGAACCGGGCCGAGCGCTCGGTCGAGCTGACCAAGAATTCTCTTTCCTACGCGACGCTCGTTGCCGACGCCCGTGGCGTCGTCACCGCAACGCTGATCGAGCCCGGCCAGGTGGTCGCCGCGGGCCAGGCTTCGATCCGCGTCGCCCGCTTTGCCGAGAAGGAAGCGGTCGTCGCGATCCCTGAGACGCTGGTTGGACGCGCCAAGTCGGGCGTCGCCAGCGTCACTCTTTGGTCGGAGCCGGACAAGAAGTATGCGGCGAGGCTGCGCGAGATCGCGCCGGCGGCCGATCCGGCCACGCGCACCTATCTTGCAAAGTTCTCGCTGCCCGAGGCCGACGACAAGGTCGCACTCGGCATGACCGCGACGCTGACGCTGTCGGATGCCGCCACCGAGCGCGTCGCGCGGCTGCCGCTCTCGGCGCTGTTCAACGAAGGCGGCAAGCCGTCCTTCTACGTCGTCGACGACAATGGCTCCGTCACGCTGAAGCCTGTCGTGGTGAAGTCCTACGAGAGCAACGACGTCATCATTACCAGCGGTGTGGACGAGGGCGCCAAGATCGTCGCCCTCGGCGTGCAGAAGCTCGATCCGGGCCAGCGGGTGCGGATCGTCTCGTCACTGTCTTTCTAG
- a CDS encoding efflux RND transporter permease subunit produces the protein MKRFNLSAWAVSHPTLVLFLMIILGVAGFFSYQKLGRAEDPFFTVKVVNVSVIWPGATAQEMQTQVADPIEKKIQELPYFEKVQTYSKPAFTALQVTFRDSTPPKDVPYLFYLLRKKLADVQGQLPSGILGPVVNDEFSDVDSILYMMTGDGADYAQLKKVSEGFRQRLLKVPGVTKVDVYGNQDERIFVEFSHAKLATLGITPQALFDSLAKQNNVTPAGTVETSSQRVPLRVTGALDGAKAVAETPVESNGRVFRLGDIATVTHGYVDPPSFIVRQEGKAAIGIGVVTAKGANILDLGKEVEKATAEFMKAVPQGIDVKLIADQPKVVEHAVGEFVHSFMEALVIVLFVSFLALGWRTGIVVALSVPLVLGIVFVVMNTMSLDLHRITLGALIIALGLLVDDAIIAVEMMVVKMEQGWDRFRAASFAWESTAFPMLTGTLVTAAGFLPIGFANSAVGEYAGSIFWIVAIALVASWFVAVIFTPYIGVMLLPNIKVHHNHDPHAVYETRMYRGLRAIVQWCVNHRITVVAATVGVFIASIVGFGHVQQQFFPLSERPELFLQLRLPEGTAFNVTEKAVKKAETLLKDDKDIETYTSYVGQGSPRFWLGLNPQLPNEAFAEIVIVAKGVEARERIKAKIENAAAEGMLTEARVRVDRFNFGPPVGFPVQFRVIGPDANKVREIAYQVRDVMRQNKSVKDVQLDWNEQSPYLKLVVDQDRARAMGLTPQDVSQALSMLISGAQVTTIRDGIEKVAVVARAIPSERLDLGGVGDLTITSRNGVAVPLQQIAKIEYAHEEPIMWRRNRDMAITVRSDVVDGVQAPDVTSQITPKLKAIKDHLEPAYRIEPGGAFEESAKGNASIFILFPLMVMVMLTLLMFQLQSFSRLILVFLTAPLGIVGASFGLNVANAPFGFVALLGLIALAGMIMRNTVILVDQIETDVSHGLTRREAIVEATVRRARPVVLTALAAILAMIPLSRSAFWGPMAITIMGGLFVATFLTLLYLPGLYALWFRKSLDEAGSAEQPTAPQHGSDEHSAIPLAEAAE, from the coding sequence ATGAAGCGCTTCAACCTTTCGGCCTGGGCCGTCAGTCATCCGACGCTGGTCCTGTTCCTGATGATCATACTCGGCGTCGCCGGCTTCTTCTCGTATCAGAAGCTCGGGCGAGCCGAGGATCCGTTCTTCACGGTGAAGGTGGTCAACGTCTCCGTGATCTGGCCGGGCGCGACCGCGCAGGAGATGCAGACCCAGGTCGCCGATCCCATCGAGAAGAAGATCCAGGAGCTGCCTTACTTCGAGAAGGTGCAGACTTATTCCAAGCCGGCCTTCACCGCGCTCCAGGTCACCTTCCGCGATTCCACGCCGCCGAAGGACGTGCCCTATCTCTTTTATCTCCTGCGCAAGAAGCTCGCCGACGTGCAGGGCCAGCTGCCCTCGGGGATTCTGGGACCCGTCGTCAACGACGAATTCTCCGACGTCGATTCCATCCTCTACATGATGACCGGCGACGGCGCCGACTATGCCCAGCTCAAGAAGGTCTCCGAAGGCTTCCGCCAGCGCCTGTTGAAGGTGCCGGGCGTCACCAAGGTCGACGTCTACGGCAACCAGGACGAGCGCATCTTCGTCGAATTCAGCCACGCCAAGCTCGCCACCCTCGGCATCACGCCGCAGGCGCTATTCGATTCGCTTGCCAAGCAGAACAACGTGACGCCCGCGGGCACGGTCGAGACCTCGTCGCAGCGCGTGCCGCTGCGCGTCACCGGTGCGCTCGACGGCGCCAAGGCCGTCGCCGAAACCCCGGTCGAGAGCAACGGCCGCGTGTTCCGCCTCGGCGATATCGCCACCGTCACCCACGGCTATGTCGACCCGCCGAGCTTCATCGTGCGCCAGGAAGGCAAGGCCGCGATCGGCATCGGTGTCGTCACCGCCAAGGGCGCCAACATCCTCGATCTCGGCAAGGAGGTCGAGAAGGCCACCGCTGAGTTCATGAAGGCGGTACCGCAGGGTATCGACGTCAAGCTCATCGCCGACCAGCCCAAGGTGGTCGAGCACGCCGTCGGCGAGTTCGTGCACTCCTTCATGGAAGCGCTCGTCATCGTTCTGTTCGTGTCGTTCCTGGCACTCGGCTGGCGCACCGGCATCGTGGTCGCGCTGTCGGTGCCGCTGGTGCTCGGCATCGTCTTCGTCGTCATGAACACGATGTCGCTCGATCTGCACCGCATCACGCTCGGCGCACTGATCATCGCGCTCGGTCTGCTCGTGGATGATGCCATCATCGCGGTCGAGATGATGGTGGTGAAGATGGAGCAGGGCTGGGATCGCTTCCGGGCTGCGTCCTTTGCCTGGGAATCCACTGCGTTTCCGATGCTCACGGGAACGCTGGTCACGGCCGCTGGCTTCCTCCCCATCGGCTTTGCCAATTCCGCGGTCGGCGAATATGCCGGCAGCATCTTCTGGATCGTGGCGATTGCGCTGGTCGCGTCGTGGTTCGTGGCGGTGATCTTCACGCCCTATATCGGCGTCATGCTGCTGCCCAACATCAAGGTGCATCACAATCACGATCCGCACGCGGTCTACGAGACCCGCATGTACCGCGGCCTGCGCGCCATCGTGCAATGGTGCGTCAATCACCGCATTACCGTGGTGGCCGCGACGGTCGGCGTCTTCATCGCCTCGATCGTCGGCTTCGGCCATGTCCAGCAGCAGTTCTTCCCACTGTCGGAGCGGCCCGAGCTGTTCCTCCAGCTCCGTCTGCCCGAGGGTACGGCCTTCAACGTCACCGAGAAGGCCGTCAAGAAGGCCGAGACGCTGCTCAAGGACGACAAGGACATCGAGACCTATACGTCCTATGTCGGCCAGGGCTCGCCGCGCTTCTGGCTCGGCCTCAACCCGCAGCTTCCCAACGAGGCCTTTGCCGAGATCGTCATCGTCGCCAAGGGCGTCGAGGCCCGCGAGCGCATCAAGGCCAAGATCGAGAATGCGGCTGCCGAGGGCATGCTGACCGAGGCGCGCGTGCGCGTCGACCGTTTCAATTTCGGTCCTCCGGTCGGCTTCCCCGTCCAGTTCCGCGTGATCGGCCCCGACGCCAACAAGGTGCGCGAGATCGCCTACCAGGTCCGCGACGTCATGCGGCAGAACAAGAGCGTCAAGGACGTCCAGCTCGACTGGAACGAGCAGTCGCCCTATCTCAAGCTCGTCGTCGACCAGGATCGTGCCCGCGCCATGGGCCTGACCCCGCAGGACGTCTCGCAGGCGCTGTCGATGCTGATCTCGGGCGCGCAGGTCACGACCATCCGCGACGGCATCGAGAAGGTGGCCGTGGTCGCCCGTGCGATCCCGTCCGAACGCCTCGATCTCGGCGGCGTCGGTGATCTCACCATCACCTCGCGCAACGGCGTGGCCGTGCCGCTGCAGCAGATCGCCAAGATCGAATATGCCCACGAGGAGCCGATCATGTGGCGGCGTAACCGCGACATGGCGATCACCGTGCGCTCCGACGTGGTCGACGGCGTACAGGCGCCCGACGTCACCAGCCAGATCACGCCGAAGCTGAAGGCGATCAAGGACCACCTCGAGCCGGCCTACCGGATTGAGCCGGGCGGGGCGTTCGAGGAATCCGCCAAGGGCAACGCCTCGATCTTCATCCTCTTCCCGCTGATGGTCATGGTGATGCTGACGCTGCTGATGTTCCAGCTGCAGAGCTTCTCGCGCCTGATCCTGGTGTTCCTGACCGCGCCGCTCGGCATCGTCGGCGCCTCCTTCGGGCTCAACGTCGCCAACGCCCCGTTCGGCTTCGTGGCGCTGCTCGGCCTGATCGCGCTCGCCGGCATGATCATGCGCAACACGGTCATCCTGGTCGACCAGATCGAGACCGACGTCTCGCATGGCCTGACCCGCCGAGAGGCGATTGTGGAGGCCACCGTCCGCCGCGCCCGTCCGGTGGTGCTGACGGCGCTCGCCGCGATCCTTGCCATGATCCCGCTGTCGCGCTCGGCGTTCTGGGGCCCGATGGCGATCACCATCATGGGCGGCCTGTTCGTCGCGACCTTCCTCACGCTCTTGTATCTGCCGGGCCTGTACGCCCTGTGGTTCAGGAAGAGCCTGGATGAGGCCGGTTCTGCCGAACAACCTACCGCGCCGCAGCATGGGAGCGATGAGCATTCAGCAATTCCGCTTGCTGAGGCGGCTGAATAA